TCGAATttgattatcataatcatcataatggTAGTCGTAAAAGAAGGTTACTTTTGTATTTCTTGTATTTGTATACGTTGAAGACACCAAATACTCTACttgtttcaaaataaataaatattgaaaTACACAACTTGTGAGAGGTACTTTTCCCTTCCCGGTTTTCGGGTGGGTTTCCTCCATAGCGTGCGCGTGGCAATGCTAGCGAAGGTGGTTCAGTCTCCTATGGGTGATCCCGAAGCTGTTAaaaagaattgaaagaaaatggataTGTATTGTTGAATTTTTTTAGGCTCTTTTAGGTTGTCTTTTAGATTTTGTGTCGTGTGTAAGTACACACCTTAGATCCGACCTCCCCAATACATTGCATGTATTTAAGTAAAAATAATATCATTTCTCATTTCTCGTTCAGCATGAACATGTGATTCATTATCCGTGTATCCGtttaaaaatttaaatttaaaatttagtaTATATTAcagaattatattatatatataatatattatatattattattattatttattattacttgaattaattatcattattatatttatattttatatattatacattatacagtatttatttatttatatacggagtatattatCAAACCATATTCCGAATGACGTCGTATTCAAAATACAAATGTATACTGTATCATCTATGTACACAAGCATCccctatatatacacacatacacataaTATGATACCATACATGCAATTGTTATCTCTTATTTGAAGCTGACAGAATCAACATCCTGCATTATATCAGGTAATTAACTATTCCATTGCTTCTATATCAATTCTGTGTTTCTTATTTTTTTGTTCCTAATTACAACTACTTTCCAAACCCTAATGTGTGTGAAGTTTAATATTACGGTTGTAATTAATCCTCATTTGTTTTATTGTACCATTTTTTAATGTAGGTGAAGTATAAAGCATATGTAAGCATATTGTTACTGAAGCAATTTTAAAGACGATGAACCGTTAATTTAGAATTTTGTATATGCATAATTCATAGTGCAGATAAATTTGGCTATCAGAATTCATCATCATTTCTATAAACCTCGTGTTTATATGGAATTAACACTTTTAAACCTAATTAATTTGGCTTATTTATAGTAGACTTGTGTATCTAAATAACAAGCATCATTATCCTGGAAAGCGTAAAAATTCCCCTTTTATGTAGTGATGCACGCAAATTTTCACACCGGTGAACAAATACCAAAAGCTGGTGTATTTTTCAACTCTGTTCATCGGTTTGAAATATTCGTGCATCAATACAGAATAAAAGAAATTTCATTTTTTGGTTTCTGCGCTAAGGACACTTTAATTGATACTTATGTTATTTGTATGTACTTATGGTTTGGGGTTACATCATTAGGTTCAGGGGAAATATCTGTACAATGCCATCTGCAAGTCCTGATATGTCTGATCAAGACAGAGAACCGTTTGTTGAGGTCGACCCATCAGGACGATTTGGGCGGTACACCGACCTGTTAGGAGCTGGTGCTGTGAAAAAGGTCTATAGAGGTTTTGACCAAGAAGAAGGCAGAGATGTGGCTTGGAACCAAGTAAAATTAAGGAACTTTAGTGAAGACCCGTCTGTACTCAAGAGACTGTTTTCAGAAATAGAACTGTTACAGACACTTGAGAATGAAAATATAATTGTTCTTTATAGTTTTTGGAGGGATATTGAACACAGCACCTTGAATTTTATCACTGAGGCGTGTGCATCGGGTAATTTGAGGGATTATAGGAAGAAGCATAGACGTGTATCACTCAAAGCTATGAAGAATTGGTCGAGACAGATTTTGAGGGGGTTGGAGTATTTACACACTCATGAACCGTGTATTATTCATAGGGATCTGAATTGCAGTAATATCTTCATCAATGGAAACATCggaaaggtatatatatatatatatatatatatatatatatataattatccaatTCTTGTGTTCTCAATAAAACTTATAATTAGCTGCTAATCATCTCTATACCtgacaaacgggtcaggttgggttgcTTTGGGTAACGgctcaaaatggttttgggttgaaatgggtcattggtCAAATAAGTCGGATTTTAAGTGGGTCAGGTTGGGTCGAATGGGTAACGGGTCGAAACGGCTCATGGGTCAAATAGGTCCAAACGGGTCAACTACTTTTACATTTGAATTTTACATTAATGATTATGTTTTACGTTTatatatacggtttatatatataagaaaatattaatgtacataataaatgatataaccatGATTGCTTTCATAAACGTTTGACGAATGAAACTTGTTatgctcgacccatttgacccattcacaagaaCTGTTAGACCCATCTCTGTTTATTGAGCTTTAGGAATTGATACCCATTGGACTCGTTCCTTTAAGTTTGGTATAGGACCAGTAGGTTGGAGAGAACCCATTGAACCTTTTTTAAGTTTTGGTTTAAATTGTCATGCCTAATTTTTCTCAAGACCGTATGGACCCGAAAGCTTGACCCAATTGACCCAAACTTGAGAGTGTGGGTCTCAACTGCCAGTTATATTACCAGTAAGCCTTTGAATGATtcataatttgtaaaaaaaaacaaGTAACAGTATCTTTATTAAAAAACTATATATCTGATTCTGTATACAGGTTAAGATTGGCGACTTGGGTTTAGCAGCAGTAGTAGGGAAGAACCATGCTGCTCATACATTATTGGGAACACCCGAGTATATGGCTCCAGAGTTATACGAAGAGGATTACAATGAGTTGGTGGATATTTATTCATTTGGAATGTGTTTGCTTGAAATGGCGACAATGGAGATACCATATAGTGAATGTGACAGTATTGCTAAAATATACAGGAAGGTTACAAGTGGTGTGATGCCTAAAGCGTTTGATAAAGTAGGTGATCTTGAACTAAAAGCGTTTATTGAAAGATGCATTGGTCAACCACGAGCACGACCTTCTGCTTCTGATCTTCTTAATGACCCGTTTCTTTTGGAGACCAATAGTGAAGGGAGTGATTGTACCTTGTAGTGCCTAATATATCTTCTTTTGTGTATTATTTTCGCATTCTTTGATTTTGGCATATTTGGTTTGCGGTAAATTAGCTGTTACGTAGATGTAAAAACAAATGATTCCTATAGTTTGAAGTTAACCGAATGAATGCATTGATTTATCTAAGAATTAGGGGTAGTAAGAAGGCCTATCTTTGCTTTATTTCCAGAATCAAGATCTTCTTATATACTTGCTACTATCCAACTATTGTAATGTTTGAACTTTGAAGCTTGAACCTTTGACTTGCATTTGCATACACCAGCCCCACGGGCCCATACACCACCCAAAGGTCTGTTCTTTATACGGGCCCATACATCACCCAAACGTGTGCCACATTTACCAACCAAACACTTTTGGCCAAGATGTCAGTTTTGTTGGAAGGTGATCTACACATCACCATATTTAGCTTCACATTACTAAATGTGCATTAGAGTAttgtataatataataatttaaaaatatatttggtggtAAATGATTAAATATTACTATGTAATTGTGTAGAGAGCATCATAATAATgtaactatagtatagattttttGAGCTTCAATATCAACTGTTTTCCGATAGAAGGAAAACATAACGGACGAGGTTTTTCTTGTTCATGTTATGTGATGTTATGAAGGGTGAATATTTTTTAATTTGTTGTATGGGGCCTAACTAGGCTATCGTGAGACTATTTTTGACATTTTATTGCTATTACAAGATGTGCTGCTACTAATGATGTGAGAATATGACACTATAAACTCATTTTATAGTGATAAGAAACATGGGGAATAAGAagtaaattataattatattactataattatatattaattaataattataaaaaaaaaataaaataaaagaattgtGGGGGTTGACCGATTGAGTAGTGTGGGAGGAAACAAAGCAAAGAATAAGGAATAAAAAATGGAAGATTTTAAGAGCCGTGCCGTCCTGGTTGTTAACTTATGCTACAAACCACACAAATACTTCTTTTTTACTTCATCTTCATTCTTTGACATTCCACCTTTTCTTATTACTACATTTCCCATTTacctttttatataaataaattttataattataataaaataatactttaTATATCGAGTTttcaatataataataacaattctttGATTGAGTAATAATATAAAACTCCTCTGTAACTTAAATTGTGACTCAGCCACAATTTAATTACTGGCTACCAAAGGACCTTTCCAATGTTAGTGCATTCTAAGCATTTATTTAACCTAACTTAAAATTAAGATAATTATTGTTGAAATTCTGTTACTTTATTCTGTCTTCTCACAAGTAATTACTCTCATACATATAGTTAGAATCCAACATAGTATTAATGCAGTTCATATGCCTAACTATTTGCATACCTTTACATATCTGATCCTTAATATTGGTCTTTTTGCTTTCTAATAAAactttataaacattgagttaagacTTAAAAAGAGTTGGTCTTTAAAATGGAAAATAAAACAAGTGGAGACAAATTTGTAGGTGAATTGGGACACAAAAAATGTAGAGATTGTCAAAAGGGTCACATGTAAGTAAGAAGGGTAGAAAAGTTAACACCCTTATTCTACTGTCCAAGGCTTTGATAACATTTTCAAACTTCCCCGCAATCAAGAAAATGAACCTTGAAACCTTAAAAAAATTACCATTTATTTTAGTACACTCGTGTGCATCTTACTTTGACCAACACAATGTATCTACATACACCACATCTAACACCATTCATTTAGTCATCCAATGGTTGAAACCCATTTGAAATCATCTGGTTTTATGGGTTCTAGAAGCAATAACTatgtactatttttattattattctaatttGAGGAGATCCGGATCAAGCAATTATATCCATGAAAAGACTCAAAAATGATGGTTAAATTCTCAGTTTGTTTGTAAAGTTTGCAGAACTACAACTTCTTGTTCTTTTTTTAACCCAATGGATACTTCTGCATCAAAAAATCATACCTCCATGCTTTCAAGTCCTTTATGTTCACCAAATGTCAGTGCCCTTCTCAAGATCAAGATCATTTCATGGTATAATCATATTATTATGCAAAAAGATCACAACTTTTTCAATTATTCATTACTTATATCCGTTCTTACTTCGAATCCTATCATACCCATTTGATGTTTGTCTTTCTTTTCGGTTATCTAATCTTATAGGAGCCAAGAAACAGGCTTGCCAGCTTCGGTGTGCGTTCGTGTTGCTAACAGAATTTTCAATCTTCACAAGGTAACTTCAATCATAAATAGCTAAAGGTTGAAATTCTAATTAGTGCTTAATTAGAAATATACTGATGACCATTATATTATTTGCAGTATCCATTGTTTTCAAGAAGTGGATACTTTAACCGAGAACTAAACGAGTCCAATGAAGTTGAGCTGCCACAAGATTTCCCAGGAGGACCCGAAACATTTGAAATGATCTCACTCTTTATCTACGGATCATCCACCTTAGTTGACCCGTTTAACGTTGCAGCTTTACGATGTGCGGCTGAGTATCTCGAAATGACAGAAGAGTATAGCTCGGGTAACTTATGTGAACGGTTTGACATTTACTTGAACCAAGTTGTGTTACAAAGCTGGGATGATACACTTATCGTCCTTCAAAAATGTCAATCACTTGACCCATGGGCTGAGGAGCTCTTAATTGTGAGCCGTTGCATCGAGTCTTTAGCCTTCATGGCTTGCATGGAGATTCTTGATCCTGAAAGAAGAAGAGACCAACCTGTTGTCACATTAGAAGCTTTAAGCACTCAAAAATGGTGCTCCGAAATGGTTCAAGAAATCATGACCCAAGATGTGTGGATCAAAGACCTTATAGCTCTCCCATTTGGGTTTTTCAAACGGGTAATCGGGTCATTAAGAAGACAAGGTATGAAAGAAAAGTATGTTAGCCCGGTCATTTTGTTCTACGTGAATTGGGTACTTTCGGTTGAAAAAAACAGTGATAAAGATGTAGCTCTATTGCTAAAAGAGGTTCTTGATTTACTTCATATCGGAGAGAAAGGTAGTAGAGTCATTCCAGTTGGATTCTACTTCAGTTTACTCTCGAAAACACTAAAATTCGATTTAGGTAAAGAGTATACGATAAGGTTGCAGAATCAAATATCTGGTGTGTTGCATATGGCTCAAGTTGAAGATTTCCTTTCACCGGAAAATAATAAAATGGATGATTTTTCAAGTAGCATTGAGATGGAAACCATGGAGAGCATATTTTCAACTTATGTCGCGTTTAATATGTGTTCAAATAGCAATATTCCTTCGCCTTATCATTCCGTTGTTGCAGAATTATGGGATTCGTATCTCACCCGTATAGCTAGTGACACAAAAATGAGCTCGAAAAGATTCATGGAACTCATTGAAATCATGCCAATATCATCTAGGCAAAATCATGATCACCTTTATAAAGCATTGAACATCTTTCTACAAGTACGTTCCTTTACTATCTTTAGTATTTGCAGCATACTTTATTCAAATATTTTTCTATATATATTTTGCATTATGCAAACGACAGCCTTTTGGCTGTCGTTAACACGTTTTAAACAGTTGTACATAGCAGTTAGTGGTAGCGGTAACATGAATGTAGACTTCTAAAAGCATGTTAACGCCATGCTTAAAGGCTGTCGTTAGCAAAATCCATTTGTTTATGGTTTATGAAATCTGAACATTTTGGACTTCTTTT
The window above is part of the Rutidosis leptorrhynchoides isolate AG116_Rl617_1_P2 chromosome 1, CSIRO_AGI_Rlap_v1, whole genome shotgun sequence genome. Proteins encoded here:
- the LOC139853513 gene encoding BTB/POZ domain-containing protein At5g48130; amino-acid sequence: MDTSASKNHTSMLSSPLCSPNVSALLKIKIISWSQETGLPASVCVRVANRIFNLHKYPLFSRSGYFNRELNESNEVELPQDFPGGPETFEMISLFIYGSSTLVDPFNVAALRCAAEYLEMTEEYSSGNLCERFDIYLNQVVLQSWDDTLIVLQKCQSLDPWAEELLIVSRCIESLAFMACMEILDPERRRDQPVVTLEALSTQKWCSEMVQEIMTQDVWIKDLIALPFGFFKRVIGSLRRQGMKEKYVSPVILFYVNWVLSVEKNSDKDVALLLKEVLDLLHIGEKGSRVIPVGFYFSLLSKTLKFDLGKEYTIRLQNQISGVLHMAQVEDFLSPENNKMDDFSSSIEMETMESIFSTYVAFNMCSNSNIPSPYHSVVAELWDSYLTRIASDTKMSSKRFMELIEIMPISSRQNHDHLYKALNIFLQVHCELSQDEKSTVCKYLNCQKLSNEVCVEAVQNELMPLRLIVQALFVQQLSTHKALKECSDSFRYAHCGDFSGSLPSSRYANSKSHNLVDSPCVDVEDTRSLPLSFLLQKDLGSEDREFCRTEYESTSFRIQTLEQQLITLKRSLQLQNTSKKREQVVKNVEPMRQYGLEGRTMSKKRTPLGQVTSCIGTVNFASQRRYASKLLKVFRKFSLFGRAKPKRNKCRTV
- the LOC139886165 gene encoding probable serine/threonine-protein kinase WNK11, which codes for MPSASPDMSDQDREPFVEVDPSGRFGRYTDLLGAGAVKKVYRGFDQEEGRDVAWNQVKLRNFSEDPSVLKRLFSEIELLQTLENENIIVLYSFWRDIEHSTLNFITEACASGNLRDYRKKHRRVSLKAMKNWSRQILRGLEYLHTHEPCIIHRDLNCSNIFINGNIGKVKIGDLGLAAVVGKNHAAHTLLGTPEYMAPELYEEDYNELVDIYSFGMCLLEMATMEIPYSECDSIAKIYRKVTSGVMPKAFDKVGDLELKAFIERCIGQPRARPSASDLLNDPFLLETNSEGSDCTL